The Oscillospiraceae bacterium genome has a segment encoding these proteins:
- a CDS encoding baseplate J/gp47 family protein yields the protein MRATYQEITDKMRAAFFDACGEKPEDLPELDARFRSVATELYALSVFGDHVQSQVFADTARGADLDRHAADVGLQRKGASAAAGVLTFSLAQAAEAAVTVPADTVCSVAGQPYLQFATTKAATIPAGEWTVDVPAVSLGKTTAHNVEPGCITVMVNPPAGIRSVTNANRFSGGAAVETDTALRQRICQVQQVPPNGVNTACLSAAVEQLDRVLSCKVCPGGSDYIVTVYVRSRQGQVDDELRLAVTEKLDILTLAGCFIDVQEAKKQPVQLVCSAQILAGADPATVRSALENQLKELCSARVIGGSLHPSALAAALQTDGLCGTPEVHAAGEKGGVIPCSTGAYLEVTAVEVTCYV from the coding sequence ATGAGAGCGACCTATCAAGAAATAACGGACAAAATGCGGGCGGCATTTTTCGACGCTTGCGGCGAAAAGCCGGAGGATCTGCCGGAGCTGGACGCCCGCTTTCGCAGTGTGGCAACGGAACTGTATGCCCTGTCGGTGTTTGGCGACCATGTGCAAAGCCAGGTGTTTGCCGATACGGCACGGGGTGCGGATCTGGATCGGCACGCGGCGGATGTGGGCTTACAGCGCAAGGGTGCTTCTGCCGCCGCCGGGGTGCTGACATTTTCGTTGGCGCAAGCAGCAGAGGCGGCGGTGACCGTACCGGCAGACACGGTGTGTTCTGTGGCCGGGCAGCCCTATTTGCAGTTTGCCACCACCAAGGCGGCTACCATTCCTGCCGGAGAATGGACGGTGGATGTGCCGGCCGTTTCTCTGGGCAAGACCACTGCCCATAACGTGGAGCCGGGGTGCATTACCGTGATGGTCAATCCTCCGGCGGGCATCCGCTCGGTGACCAACGCCAATCGGTTTTCGGGCGGCGCGGCGGTAGAAACGGATACCGCCCTGCGCCAAAGGATTTGTCAGGTGCAGCAGGTGCCGCCCAATGGGGTGAACACCGCCTGCTTGTCCGCAGCGGTGGAGCAGCTGGATCGGGTGCTGTCGTGCAAGGTGTGCCCCGGCGGTTCCGACTATATCGTTACGGTATATGTGCGCAGCCGTCAGGGTCAGGTGGACGACGAACTGCGCCTGGCGGTGACGGAAAAGTTGGATATTCTCACGCTGGCCGGGTGCTTTATTGATGTGCAGGAGGCAAAAAAGCAACCGGTACAGCTGGTGTGCTCGGCGCAAATTTTAGCAGGAGCGGACCCGGCAACGGTGCGCTCTGCACTGGAAAATCAGCTGAAAGAACTGTGCTCCGCTCGGGTGATCGGCGGCAGCTTGCATCCCTCCGCCCTGGCGGCAGCGCTGCAAACGGACGGCCTGTGCGGCACCCCGGAGGTGCATGCGGCAGGTGAAAAGGGCGGCGTGATCCCTTGCAGCACCGGCGCGTACCTGGAGGTGACGGCGGTGGAGGTGACCTGCTATGTTTGA
- a CDS encoding phage major capsid protein, with protein MAYDNLKLEKGLYTTGKSFTQALEQIDPSENYAGTPLEGLDAYQRQLKRFDIKVSGIGSDTVSKFFQTSDSAALFPEYVSRAVRQGMEQADVLQKIVATTTVIDGMDYRAIESVENGERLTAAEVAEGASLPTTTVQVKDTLTEMHKRGRMLVASYEAVKFQKLDLFTVTLRQIGNCIAEGQLLDAYAALIGVHDSGITLEGGLTYAGLVDLWNAFEGFNMTTLLVSARDTASILKMTEMQDAIAGNDFHATGRVVTPLGAELIKHKMFPDNTILALDRTCALEKVQAGDVVTDFDKLIDRQLERASITAIAGFSPIFSGAVQMLTHA; from the coding sequence ATGGCTTATGATAATCTGAAATTGGAAAAGGGACTGTACACTACCGGCAAAAGCTTTACCCAGGCGCTGGAACAGATCGACCCTTCGGAAAATTACGCAGGCACCCCGCTGGAAGGGCTGGACGCCTATCAGCGCCAGCTTAAGCGCTTTGACATTAAAGTCAGTGGCATCGGCTCCGACACGGTGTCCAAATTCTTCCAGACTTCGGACTCTGCGGCGCTGTTTCCGGAGTATGTGAGCCGAGCGGTGCGCCAGGGTATGGAGCAGGCGGATGTGCTGCAAAAGATCGTGGCCACCACCACGGTGATTGACGGTATGGACTACCGCGCCATTGAGAGCGTGGAGAACGGCGAGCGGTTGACTGCCGCCGAGGTGGCGGAGGGTGCGTCCCTGCCTACCACTACGGTGCAGGTGAAGGATACGCTCACGGAGATGCACAAGCGAGGTCGTATGCTGGTGGCCTCTTATGAGGCGGTGAAGTTCCAAAAGCTGGATCTGTTTACCGTGACCCTGCGCCAAATCGGCAACTGCATTGCAGAAGGGCAGCTGCTGGACGCTTATGCGGCGCTGATCGGCGTGCATGATAGCGGCATTACTTTGGAGGGCGGTCTGACTTATGCCGGGCTGGTGGATCTGTGGAACGCTTTTGAGGGCTTCAATATGACCACTCTGCTGGTGAGTGCCCGGGATACCGCCTCCATTTTGAAAATGACCGAAATGCAGGATGCAATCGCCGGCAACGACTTCCACGCCACCGGTCGGGTGGTGACTCCGCTGGGCGCGGAGCTGATCAAGCACAAGATGTTCCCCGACAATACCATTTTGGCGCTGGATCGTACCTGCGCACTGGAAAAGGTGCAGGCCGGTGATGTGGTCACCGACTTTGACAAGCTGATTGATCGCCAGCTGGAGCGGGCGTCCATCACCGCCATTGCCGGGTTCTCGCCCATCTTCTCCGGCGCCGTTCAGATGCTGACCCATGCCTAA
- a CDS encoding M23 family metallopeptidase encodes MATSKKDKNESKNLRTLFSVICLSIIALGLIVYFSSQGSGKTPVGEPTSVTETTSAAAVQHRVEGVTETAPATTAGTTVAATRGTTTTEPASMQQSDTNMPYKSFYKYPVSESVQQSYNEELTFNRTMGDYRAHAAVDFKANKGAKVTAINDGLVLSVKTDALLGKVITIDHGGNLVAQYCGMDAVNVSAGNYVTLGQDLGTLGTVPFEAEETPHLHLITTMNKETVDPLKVMSKTKD; translated from the coding sequence ATGGCTACATCAAAAAAAGATAAAAATGAAAGCAAAAATCTGCGGACCCTGTTCTCGGTGATCTGCCTGTCCATCATCGCTCTGGGACTGATTGTGTATTTCTCCTCCCAAGGCAGCGGCAAGACCCCGGTGGGCGAGCCTACTTCCGTGACGGAGACCACTTCGGCGGCTGCGGTGCAGCACCGGGTAGAGGGTGTAACGGAGACCGCCCCCGCCACTACGGCAGGCACCACGGTGGCTGCCACCCGGGGCACCACCACTACGGAGCCGGCGTCCATGCAGCAGTCGGATACCAATATGCCTTACAAGAGTTTTTACAAATATCCGGTGTCCGAGAGCGTGCAGCAAAGCTACAATGAGGAGCTGACATTTAACCGCACCATGGGGGACTACCGTGCCCATGCGGCAGTGGACTTTAAGGCCAACAAGGGTGCCAAGGTGACCGCCATCAACGACGGCCTGGTGCTGTCCGTTAAGACGGACGCCCTGCTGGGCAAGGTCATCACCATTGACCACGGGGGCAACCTGGTGGCCCAATACTGTGGTATGGATGCAGTGAATGTGTCTGCCGGAAATTATGTGACTCTGGGTCAGGATTTGGGCACCCTGGGCACCGTACCTTTTGAGGCGGAAGAGACGCCCCACCTGCACTTGATTACCACCATGAACAAGGAGACGGTGGATCCGCTGAAGGTGATGAGCAAGACCAAGGATTGA
- a CDS encoding serine/threonine protein phosphatase, whose protein sequence is MGRFRSKAGAKKGAGDCCAVQTGHPAGQPFCSWQSYGAVTADAALYRNLRENIPILDAAIGKLVRLTGGFSLDTGSDGLNAQLNRDLSGINVGGNQQGIEAFIATYLDQLLTYGSAVGEMITDGRELYALYNGDTRNLEVRRAGNGLDLCFFSGGEPLPRPELLLYSVLNPEPGAVAGTSLLRGLPFVSRILLQIYNTIGQNWSHAGNLRYAVVYRPGNDAADRAYAGQRAQTMARSWQEAMDASSVKDFVAVGDVDVKVIGADNQVLESEIPVRQMLEQIVAKTGLPPFMFGLSWSTTERMSRQQADLLTTELKNYRRILTPVIEKIGRTYLQCCGSGAPFQVVWQDITLQDQTDTAQAHLYEAQAEKIKKETEKL, encoded by the coding sequence TTGGGACGCTTTCGTTCCAAAGCGGGCGCCAAAAAAGGAGCAGGGGACTGCTGTGCGGTGCAGACCGGGCACCCGGCGGGTCAGCCCTTTTGCAGCTGGCAGTCCTACGGAGCGGTGACGGCGGACGCTGCGCTCTATCGCAATCTGCGAGAGAACATTCCCATTTTGGACGCGGCCATCGGCAAGCTGGTGCGCCTGACCGGCGGGTTCAGCCTGGACACCGGCAGTGATGGGCTGAATGCGCAGTTAAACCGGGATTTGTCCGGGATCAATGTGGGCGGCAACCAGCAGGGGATTGAGGCTTTTATCGCCACTTATTTGGATCAACTGCTCACCTACGGCAGCGCTGTGGGCGAGATGATCACCGACGGGCGGGAACTGTATGCTCTGTATAACGGCGACACCCGCAATTTGGAAGTGCGCCGCGCGGGGAACGGGCTGGATCTGTGCTTTTTCAGCGGCGGAGAGCCGCTGCCCCGGCCGGAGCTGCTGCTCTACTCCGTGCTGAACCCGGAGCCGGGGGCTGTGGCAGGCACCAGTCTGCTGCGGGGACTGCCCTTTGTGAGCCGGATCTTGTTGCAAATTTACAACACCATCGGCCAAAACTGGAGCCATGCCGGTAATCTGCGCTATGCGGTGGTGTACCGACCGGGCAACGACGCGGCGGACCGTGCCTATGCAGGGCAGCGGGCACAGACCATGGCCCGCTCCTGGCAGGAGGCTATGGACGCTTCGTCCGTGAAGGACTTTGTGGCGGTGGGCGATGTGGATGTAAAGGTGATCGGCGCCGACAATCAGGTGCTGGAGAGCGAGATTCCTGTGCGCCAAATGCTGGAGCAGATCGTGGCCAAAACCGGGCTGCCGCCCTTTATGTTCGGTCTGTCCTGGTCTACCACCGAGCGGATGAGCCGCCAACAGGCGGACCTGCTCACCACGGAGCTGAAGAATTATCGGCGTATTTTAACCCCGGTGATCGAGAAGATCGGGCGCACCTATTTGCAGTGCTGCGGCAGCGGCGCTCCCTTCCAGGTGGTGTGGCAGGATATTACCCTGCAAGACCAGACGGATACGGCCCAGGCCCATTTGTATGAGGCCCAGGCGGAGAAAATCAAAAAGGAGACGGAGAAATTATGA
- a CDS encoding PBSX family phage terminase large subunit → MTAFKPFSPKQMQALTWWCPGSPHSGKSGIICDGAVRSGKTLCMSLSFVSWAFYRFRDTAFALCGKTVASLRRNVLTPLTEQLTALGFTCTFKISRSELTVCRDGRENRFYLFGGRDESSAALIQGMTLGGVLLDEVALMPRSFVEQALARCSLEGATYWFNCNPEHPYHWFYKEWIQKAAEKQVLYLHFQMTDNPSLSPAVLRRYKRLYSGTFYRRFVEGRWVAADGLVYPMFDPKRHVGAPASPAGPWYLSCDYGTVNPFSLGLWCRDGDAWCRVAEYYHSGRATGVQLTDEEYYAHLCELAGDRPIAALIIDPSAASFAETVLRHGRYPVLKADNDVVAGIHRVSRALQQAQIKIAPGCKDALREFSLYQWDNSLRRDAPKKENDHAMDDIRYFVSTVLNGEEPGGVCALAVERK, encoded by the coding sequence GTGACAGCGTTTAAGCCCTTTTCGCCCAAGCAGATGCAGGCACTGACCTGGTGGTGCCCGGGGTCGCCCCACAGCGGCAAAAGCGGCATTATCTGCGACGGCGCCGTGCGCAGCGGCAAGACCCTGTGCATGAGCCTTTCCTTTGTCAGTTGGGCGTTCTATCGCTTCCGCGACACAGCCTTTGCCCTGTGCGGCAAGACGGTCGCTTCTCTAAGACGGAATGTGCTCACCCCGCTGACGGAGCAGCTGACGGCGCTGGGCTTTACCTGCACTTTTAAGATCAGCCGCAGCGAGCTGACGGTGTGCCGGGACGGACGGGAGAACCGCTTTTATCTGTTTGGCGGGCGAGACGAAAGCTCTGCCGCTTTGATCCAGGGTATGACCCTGGGCGGCGTGCTGCTGGACGAGGTGGCCTTAATGCCCCGCTCCTTTGTGGAGCAGGCGCTGGCCAGGTGCTCTCTGGAGGGGGCCACCTATTGGTTTAACTGCAATCCGGAGCACCCCTATCATTGGTTCTATAAAGAGTGGATCCAAAAAGCGGCGGAAAAGCAGGTGTTGTACCTGCACTTTCAGATGACGGACAATCCCTCTCTGTCTCCGGCGGTGCTGCGGCGGTACAAGCGACTGTACAGCGGCACCTTTTACCGCCGGTTCGTAGAGGGGCGCTGGGTGGCGGCAGACGGACTGGTGTACCCCATGTTTGACCCCAAGCGGCATGTGGGGGCGCCGGCATCGCCTGCCGGGCCCTGGTATCTCTCTTGCGACTACGGCACGGTCAATCCCTTTTCCCTGGGGCTGTGGTGCCGAGACGGAGATGCCTGGTGCCGGGTGGCGGAGTATTACCACTCCGGTCGAGCCACCGGGGTGCAACTTACCGACGAGGAATACTATGCCCACCTGTGCGAATTGGCGGGAGATCGGCCCATTGCGGCACTGATCATTGACCCCTCCGCCGCCAGCTTTGCAGAGACGGTGCTGCGCCACGGCCGCTATCCGGTACTGAAGGCGGATAACGATGTGGTGGCGGGCATTCATCGGGTGAGCCGGGCACTGCAACAGGCGCAGATCAAGATTGCCCCCGGGTGCAAGGACGCATTGCGGGAGTTCTCCCTGTACCAGTGGGACAACAGTCTGCGCCGGGACGCACCGAAAAAAGAAAACGACCATGCAATGGACGACATTCGCTACTTTGTTTCTACCGTATTGAACGGTGAGGAGCCCGGCGGCGTATGCGCCCTTGCGGTAGAAAGGAAGTGA
- a CDS encoding YmfQ family protein, whose protein sequence is MFETVLGRLQALAQAEGFDPQPGTVIDGELRAYAAGIALVYDQLTDAREGAFAATAAEENLWRWLTVRGLLPGDTLQETRQKLLARRQMPWGDFSLAGFQQALSDLCGAGATYHCTDGNLELVIPAAGRVHLGRLLRDWVPPFLYAHLSGSGRTWNALDADAVPYAVFDRAALPFDILDTED, encoded by the coding sequence ATGTTTGAGACGGTGCTGGGTCGTTTGCAGGCACTGGCGCAGGCAGAGGGCTTTGACCCGCAACCGGGCACGGTGATCGACGGCGAGCTGCGAGCCTACGCGGCGGGGATCGCGCTGGTCTATGATCAACTGACGGACGCCCGGGAGGGCGCCTTTGCCGCCACTGCTGCCGAAGAAAATCTTTGGCGCTGGCTGACGGTTCGCGGTTTGCTGCCGGGCGATACCCTGCAAGAGACCCGCCAAAAGCTGCTGGCGCGGCGGCAAATGCCCTGGGGCGATTTTTCTTTAGCGGGCTTTCAACAGGCACTCAGCGATCTGTGCGGCGCGGGGGCAACTTATCATTGCACGGACGGCAATCTGGAACTGGTGATCCCTGCCGCCGGGCGGGTCCATTTGGGTCGCCTGCTGCGGGACTGGGTTCCACCTTTTCTCTATGCCCATTTGTCGGGCAGCGGGCGCACCTGGAATGCGTTGGACGCAGACGCGGTGCCTTATGCCGTCTTTGACCGGGCAGCGCTGCCCTTTGATATTTTAGATACGGAGGATTAA
- a CDS encoding ECF transporter S component, with amino-acid sequence MKVNAKKIAGVGLLTALVVVLQLLGSFIKFGTVSISLVLIPIVVGAALYGVGAGAWLGGVFAVVVLCQPDTALFLNMSIFGTILTVMLKGILAGALSGLVYRVLSKKHKYAGVICAAVVCPVVNTGIFLLGCRLFFFDWILQNAGGANAFIFMITGFVGLNFVVELAVNVVLSPVIVRLVNISKKQLS; translated from the coding sequence ATGAAAGTGAACGCAAAAAAGATCGCAGGCGTAGGTCTGCTCACGGCCCTGGTGGTGGTATTGCAGCTGCTGGGCTCATTTATTAAGTTCGGCACCGTGTCTATCTCCCTGGTGCTCATTCCCATTGTGGTGGGCGCTGCCCTTTACGGTGTAGGTGCCGGCGCTTGGCTGGGCGGTGTGTTCGCCGTGGTGGTGCTGTGCCAGCCGGATACGGCGCTGTTCCTCAACATGAGCATTTTTGGCACCATTTTAACGGTGATGCTCAAGGGCATTTTGGCCGGGGCATTGTCTGGGCTGGTGTATCGGGTGCTAAGCAAGAAGCATAAGTACGCCGGCGTGATCTGTGCCGCTGTGGTGTGCCCGGTGGTGAATACCGGGATCTTCCTGCTGGGTTGTCGATTGTTTTTCTTTGACTGGATCTTGCAGAATGCAGGCGGCGCCAATGCGTTCATTTTTATGATCACCGGCTTTGTGGGGCTGAATTTCGTGGTGGAATTGGCTGTGAATGTGGTACTCAGTCCTGTGATTGTGCGGCTGGTGAATATCAGCAAAAAGCAGTTAAGTTAA
- a CDS encoding LysM peptidoglycan-binding domain-containing protein, with translation MQALMRMRFGPYTFLQNPAQLQVENRALQQEERLLSGGVCVTPAGRRATVITGKGWWYGGRALEMAQVLRRLLLPGQAHWLFAPGAEPMRAYLTRFDYTCTTARDGVQYSFTFTEDCDPAPRYAPYGSTRVRQGENAFDIAVRTGVSIDTIVARNRLASPFDLTPGEKVVLA, from the coding sequence ATGCAGGCACTGATGCGCATGCGCTTTGGACCGTACACCTTTTTGCAAAATCCCGCCCAGCTTCAGGTGGAAAATCGGGCGCTGCAACAGGAGGAACGGCTGCTGTCCGGCGGGGTCTGCGTGACCCCGGCCGGGCGCCGGGCCACGGTGATCACCGGCAAGGGCTGGTGGTACGGCGGCCGTGCGCTGGAGATGGCCCAGGTGCTGCGGCGGCTGCTTTTGCCCGGACAGGCCCACTGGCTGTTCGCCCCCGGGGCGGAGCCTATGCGGGCGTATTTGACCCGGTTTGATTACACTTGCACCACCGCCCGGGACGGGGTGCAGTACAGCTTTACTTTTACGGAGGACTGTGACCCAGCGCCCCGGTATGCTCCTTACGGCAGCACCCGGGTGCGGCAGGGGGAAAACGCCTTTGACATTGCGGTGCGCACCGGTGTGTCGATAGACACCATTGTGGCACGGAACCGCTTGGCCTCGCCCTTTGATCTGACCCCCGGGGAAAAGGTGGTGTTGGCGTGA
- a CDS encoding cytidylate kinase-like family protein, whose product MSVKVITVGREFGSGGRSVGKAVAAALGWDYYDQELVRHVAEKTGFAERYIEETGEYSASKSRLAYAFSSVGSPEVMNGLSASDYLWTVQRKVILDLAEKGNCVIVGRCADYILEDRDDVLNVFVHAGKDYRAKRIVLLYGETDKPPAKRLAEKDKKRALNYRHYTGRAWGDVHNYDLSLDSGRLTPEGCVEIITRVVQEKNK is encoded by the coding sequence ATGTCTGTAAAAGTAATTACCGTTGGTCGAGAGTTCGGCTCCGGCGGGCGCTCCGTGGGCAAGGCTGTTGCTGCGGCGCTGGGCTGGGATTATTATGACCAGGAGCTGGTGCGCCATGTGGCGGAGAAAACCGGTTTTGCCGAGCGCTATATTGAGGAGACCGGCGAGTATTCCGCCAGCAAGAGCCGCTTGGCCTATGCCTTTTCATCCGTTGGTTCGCCGGAGGTGATGAACGGCCTGTCTGCGTCTGATTATTTGTGGACGGTGCAGCGCAAGGTTATTCTGGATTTGGCAGAAAAAGGCAACTGCGTGATCGTGGGCCGCTGCGCGGATTATATTCTGGAGGACCGGGACGATGTGCTCAATGTGTTTGTGCACGCCGGTAAGGACTACCGGGCCAAGCGCATTGTGCTGCTTTACGGCGAAACGGATAAGCCGCCGGCCAAACGCCTGGCGGAGAAGGACAAAAAGCGCGCGCTGAATTACCGGCATTATACCGGCCGGGCGTGGGGCGATGTGCACAATTACGATCTGTCCTTGGACTCCGGCCGCCTGACCCCGGAGGGCTGCGTGGAGATTATCACCCGCGTGGTGCAGGAGAAGAACAAGTAA